GCCAACCTGCTCGGCCTCAGCGTCGACACACCCGAAGACATCATCGCCCGGATCGGCGCGGCTCTGGAGGCCGAGACGCATCTGGCCTCGATCGCCGAGGCCGCTGGCGAGACCGGCGACGACGCCGTCACCCGCATCGCCGCGCGGCTGAAGGGCGGCGCGCCCGACCCGGCGGCGTTCGTGCCGATGGCCGCCTTCGCCGAGCTGCAGACGCAGTTTGCCTCGCTCAAGGCGGACACCGAGGCGGCGAAGGTCGAGGCCGCACTGCAGGCCGCCCGCGACGAGGGCAAGCTGATGCCGCATTCCGAAGACTGGGCGCGGCGGCTGGCCTCCAAGGACCTGGCCGAGTTCGAGGCATGGGCCGCGCAGGCGCCGGTGATGGTGGCGCCGGGCGCGCGCCAGCTGGCCGGCCGCGTGCCGCCTGCCCGGACCGAGGCGCTCGACGCCACCGAGCGCCATGTCGCCGCAATGATGGGCGTGAACGAAGACGCCTTCCTCGCCACCCGCAAGCAGGAGGTCTGAGATGGCCGCGCTTACCCGCAACACCCCCCGCACCCGCATCGGCCTTGG
The genomic region above belongs to Rhodovulum sp. P5 and contains:
- a CDS encoding phage protease; the encoded protein is MTGHARHFCALTRLPDTVTSEIEIMPLGEFRLADGRGKVAMRVEDPAALIAASFAAAPGEEGARALPIDFDHRSFADQGTADSRAAGWITALRADGDRIVAAVEWTPAGRAALEERSYRFVSPVFKATKAGRVMLIEGAGLVNTPALPQLKQLASKVSEENGMDPLDEIANLLGLSVDTPEDIIARIGAALEAETHLASIAEAAGETGDDAVTRIAARLKGGAPDPAAFVPMAAFAELQTQFASLKADTEAAKVEAALQAARDEGKLMPHSEDWARRLASKDLAEFEAWAAQAPVMVAPGARQLAGRVPPARTEALDATERHVAAMMGVNEDAFLATRKQEV